One part of the Pseudomonas sp. MYb118 genome encodes these proteins:
- the speD gene encoding adenosylmethionine decarboxylase → MKSKLKLHGFNNLTKTLSFNIYDICYAETPQDQQAYVEYINQEYNAKRLTQILTEVVDIIGANILNIASQDYEPQGASVTILISEEPVTPTESQIEESPGPLPEIILAHLDKSHITVHTYPEIHPDDGIATFRVDIDVSTCGVISPLKALNFLIHQFDSDIVTVDYRVRGFTRDVEGKKHFIDHEINSIQNYLSEDTRDAYQMTDVNVYQENLFHTKMLLKNFELDNYLFGDATSNLSSEQRAQVTERVKHEMLEIFYARNMPS, encoded by the coding sequence GTGAAAAGCAAACTCAAGCTCCACGGGTTCAACAACCTGACAAAGACCTTGAGCTTCAACATCTATGACATCTGCTACGCGGAAACCCCGCAAGACCAGCAGGCCTACGTCGAGTACATCAACCAAGAGTACAACGCGAAGCGCCTGACGCAGATCCTCACGGAAGTTGTCGATATCATTGGTGCCAACATCCTGAACATCGCCAGTCAGGACTACGAACCACAGGGCGCCAGCGTCACGATCCTGATCTCCGAAGAGCCGGTCACCCCGACCGAGAGTCAGATCGAAGAGTCCCCGGGTCCATTGCCGGAAATCATCCTGGCCCACCTCGACAAGAGCCACATTACGGTGCACACCTATCCGGAAATCCATCCGGACGACGGTATTGCCACGTTCCGTGTGGACATCGACGTGTCGACCTGCGGGGTCATTTCACCGCTCAAGGCGCTCAACTTCCTCATTCACCAGTTCGACTCGGACATCGTGACCGTGGACTATCGCGTGCGCGGCTTCACCCGTGACGTCGAAGGCAAGAAGCACTTCATCGACCACGAGATCAACTCGATCCAGAACTACCTGTCCGAAGACACCCGCGACGCGTACCAGATGACCGACGTGAACGTGTACCAGGAAAACCTGTTCCACACCAAAATGCTGCTGAAGAACTTCGAACTGGACAACTACCTGTTCGGCGACGCGACCAGCAACCTGTCCTCCGAGCAGCGCGCCCAGGTGACCGAACGTGTGAAACACGAAATGCTCGAAATCTTCTACGCACGCAACATGCCGAGCTAA
- the coq7 gene encoding 2-polyprenyl-3-methyl-6-methoxy-1,4-benzoquinone monooxygenase: MTTQRHYSPIDRLLLQADAAMRTLLPFSGQPYRPSPAIVQPEVQMSDEDTRHVAGLMRINHTGEVCAQALYQGQALTAKLPQVRAAMEHAAEEEIDHLVWCEQRIHQLGSHTSILNPLFYGMSFGIGAVAGLISDKVSLGFVAATEHQVCKHLNEHLEQLPAEDEKSRAILEQMRIDEEHHAESALEAGGFRFPAPVKFGMSLLAKVMTKSTYRI; encoded by the coding sequence ATGACTACCCAACGTCACTACTCGCCCATTGACCGTCTTCTGCTGCAAGCCGATGCCGCGATGCGTACCCTGCTGCCCTTCAGCGGCCAACCGTACCGCCCGTCGCCGGCCATCGTGCAGCCGGAAGTGCAAATGAGCGACGAGGACACCCGGCATGTGGCCGGCCTGATGCGCATCAACCATACCGGCGAAGTCTGCGCCCAGGCGCTTTATCAGGGTCAGGCCCTGACGGCCAAGCTGCCGCAGGTGCGTGCCGCCATGGAACATGCCGCCGAAGAGGAAATCGACCATCTGGTGTGGTGCGAACAGCGCATTCACCAGCTGGGCAGCCATACCAGCATTCTCAACCCGCTGTTTTATGGCATGTCGTTCGGCATTGGCGCCGTCGCCGGCCTGATCAGCGACAAAGTCAGCCTGGGCTTTGTTGCCGCCACTGAGCATCAGGTGTGCAAGCACTTGAACGAGCACCTTGAGCAACTGCCGGCGGAAGATGAGAAGTCCCGGGCGATTCTCGAACAGATGCGCATTGATGAAGAGCATCATGCCGAGAGTGCTCTGGAAGCGGGCGGTTTCCGTTTTCCGGCGCCGGTGAAGTTCGGGATGAGTTTGTTGGCCAAGGTGATGACCAAGAGTACTTATCGGATTTGA
- the trpD gene encoding anthranilate phosphoribosyltransferase: MNIKTALSRIVDHLDLSTEEMRDVMREIMTGQCTDAQIGAFMMAMRMKSESIDEIVGAVSVMRELADKVELNTLDGVVDVVGTGGDGANIFNVSTASAFVVSAAGCTVAKHGNRAVSGKSGSADLLEAAGIYLNLTPVQVARCIDNVGIGFMFAQTHHSAMKHAAGPRKELGLRTLFNMLGPLTNPAGVKHQVVGVFTQALCRPLAEVLQRLGSKHVLVVHSKDGLDEFSLAAPTFVAELKNGQITEYWVEPEDLGMKSQSLHGLAVESPAASLELIRDALGKRKTENGQKAAEMIMLNAGAALYAADHASSLKEGVALAHDALHTGLAREKLEELGAFTAVFKVENEG, from the coding sequence ATGAACATCAAGACTGCCCTGAGCCGTATCGTCGATCACCTCGACCTCAGCACCGAAGAAATGCGCGATGTGATGCGCGAGATCATGACCGGACAATGCACGGACGCGCAGATCGGCGCGTTCATGATGGCCATGCGCATGAAGAGCGAAAGCATCGACGAAATCGTCGGCGCCGTGTCGGTCATGCGCGAGCTGGCGGACAAGGTCGAGCTCAACACCCTCGACGGCGTGGTCGATGTGGTGGGTACCGGCGGTGACGGTGCCAATATTTTCAACGTGTCGACGGCGTCGGCCTTTGTGGTTTCGGCCGCTGGCTGCACCGTGGCCAAGCACGGCAACCGCGCGGTTTCGGGCAAGAGCGGCAGTGCCGACCTGCTGGAAGCGGCGGGTATCTACCTGAACCTGACGCCGGTCCAGGTGGCGCGTTGCATTGATAACGTCGGCATCGGCTTCATGTTCGCCCAGACCCACCACAGCGCCATGAAGCACGCGGCGGGGCCGCGCAAGGAGCTGGGGCTGCGCACCCTGTTCAACATGCTCGGCCCGCTTACGAATCCGGCCGGTGTGAAGCATCAGGTGGTGGGCGTGTTCACCCAGGCCCTGTGCCGGCCGTTGGCCGAAGTGTTGCAACGCCTGGGCAGCAAGCATGTGCTGGTGGTGCACTCCAAGGACGGCCTGGACGAGTTCAGTCTGGCTGCGCCGACCTTCGTGGCCGAGCTGAAAAACGGTCAGATCACCGAGTATTGGGTGGAACCTGAAGACCTGGGCATGAAAAGCCAGAGCCTGCATGGCCTGGCAGTGGAAAGCCCGGCCGCTTCCCTTGAGTTGATTCGCGATGCCCTGGGCAAGCGCAAAACGGAAAATGGTCAGAAAGCTGCCGAAATGATCATGCTCAATGCGGGTGCCGCGTTGTACGCCGCCGATCACGCCAGCAGCCTCAAAGAGGGCGTTGCCCTGGCGCATGACGCGCTGCACACCGGTCTCGCTCGGGAAAAACTGGAGGAGTTGGGTGCGTTTACGGCGGTATTCAAAGTGGAGAATGAGGGATGA
- the crp gene encoding cAMP-activated global transcriptional regulator CRP, translating to MVAIAPTPKIKNLDKLLMHCQRRRYAAKSNIICAGDRSETLSFIIKGSVTILIEDDDGREMIIAYLNAGDFFGELGLFEQAGQEQERSAWVRAKVECEVAEISYTKFRELSHQDPDILYALSGQIAQRLRNTTRKVGDLAFFDVTGRVARCLLELCKQPDAMTHPDGMQIKVTRQEIGRIVGCSREMVGRVLKDLEERNLVNVKGKTMVVFGTR from the coding sequence ATGGTTGCTATTGCCCCAACACCCAAGATCAAGAACCTCGACAAGCTGCTGATGCATTGTCAGCGTCGGCGCTATGCGGCCAAGAGCAACATCATTTGTGCGGGCGACCGCTCGGAGACGCTGTCCTTCATCATCAAGGGCTCGGTCACCATCCTGATCGAAGATGATGATGGTCGAGAGATGATCATCGCCTACCTGAACGCCGGGGACTTCTTTGGCGAGCTGGGCCTGTTCGAGCAGGCGGGCCAGGAACAGGAGCGCAGCGCCTGGGTCCGTGCCAAGGTCGAATGTGAAGTCGCAGAAATCAGCTACACGAAATTCCGCGAGTTATCCCATCAGGATCCAGACATTCTTTACGCCCTGAGCGGACAAATCGCACAACGTTTGCGTAACACCACCCGCAAGGTCGGTGACCTGGCCTTCTTCGACGTCACCGGGCGGGTAGCCCGCTGCCTGCTGGAACTGTGCAAGCAGCCAGACGCCATGACCCACCCCGATGGCATGCAGATCAAGGTGACGCGTCAGGAAATCGGGCGGATTGTCGGGTGCTCGCGGGAAATGGTCGGTCGCGTGCTCAAGGACCTGGAAGAACGCAACCTGGTGAACGTCAAAGGCAAGACCATGGTGGTGTTCGGTACGCGATAG
- the trpC gene encoding indole-3-glycerol phosphate synthase TrpC, translating to MSVPTVLEKILARKVEEVAERSARVSLAELERLARAADAPRGFAQALIVQAKSKQPAVIAEIKKASPSKGVIREHFVPDEIAQSYEKGGATCLSVLTDVDYFQGADAYLQQARAACKLPVIRKDFMIDPYQIVEARALGADCVLLIVSALDDVKMAELASVAKDVGLDVLVEVHDGDELERALKTLDTPLVGVNNRNLHTFEVSLETTLDLLPRIPRDRLVITESGILNRADVELMEISDVYTFLVGEAFMRAEQPGNELQRLFFPERGVPVSGSTLD from the coding sequence ATGAGTGTACCCACGGTTCTGGAAAAAATTCTGGCGCGCAAAGTCGAGGAAGTGGCCGAGCGCAGCGCCCGCGTCAGCCTCGCTGAGCTGGAGCGTCTGGCCAGGGCGGCCGACGCACCTCGCGGTTTTGCCCAGGCGCTGATCGTCCAGGCTAAATCCAAGCAGCCGGCGGTGATCGCCGAAATCAAGAAGGCCTCGCCCAGCAAAGGTGTGATTCGCGAGCACTTCGTGCCTGACGAAATCGCCCAGAGCTACGAGAAGGGCGGGGCGACCTGCCTGTCGGTACTGACCGACGTCGATTACTTCCAGGGCGCCGACGCCTACCTGCAGCAAGCCCGTGCGGCGTGCAAGCTGCCGGTGATCCGCAAGGACTTCATGATTGATCCGTACCAGATCGTCGAAGCCCGGGCACTGGGCGCCGACTGCGTGCTGCTGATCGTCTCCGCCCTGGATGACGTGAAAATGGCCGAGCTGGCGTCGGTAGCCAAGGATGTCGGTCTCGATGTGCTGGTGGAAGTCCACGATGGCGACGAGCTGGAGCGGGCCCTGAAAACCCTCGACACGCCGCTGGTGGGCGTCAACAACCGTAACCTGCACACCTTCGAGGTCAGCCTGGAAACCACGCTGGACCTGCTGCCTCGCATCCCGCGCGACCGCCTGGTGATCACTGAAAGCGGCATCCTCAACCGGGCCGACGTGGAACTGATGGAAATCAGCGACGTATATACATTCCTGGTGGGCGAAGCATTCATGCGCGCCGAGCAGCCGGGCAATGAATTACAGCGCCTGTTCTTCCCGGAGCGAGGTGTTCCGGTGAGTGGTTCTACACTCGACTGA
- a CDS encoding OsmC family protein, giving the protein MKARIQWAGEAMFLGESGSGHVVVMDGPPDAGGRNLGVRPMEMLLLGVGGCSNFDVVSILKKSRQAVESCEAFLDAERATEDPKVFTKIHMHFVVKGRGLKEAQVKRAIELSAEKYCSASIMLGAAGVAITHDYEIVELG; this is encoded by the coding sequence ATGAAGGCACGCATTCAATGGGCTGGCGAAGCCATGTTCCTCGGCGAATCCGGCAGCGGTCATGTCGTGGTCATGGACGGTCCGCCGGATGCCGGTGGTCGTAACCTGGGTGTGCGGCCGATGGAAATGCTCCTGCTGGGTGTCGGCGGCTGCAGCAATTTCGACGTGGTCAGCATCCTCAAGAAATCCCGCCAGGCGGTTGAAAGCTGCGAAGCCTTCCTCGACGCCGAGCGTGCCACCGAGGACCCGAAGGTCTTCACCAAGATCCATATGCACTTTGTGGTCAAGGGCCGCGGGCTGAAGGAAGCCCAGGTCAAGCGCGCCATCGAGCTGTCCGCCGAAAAATATTGCTCGGCGTCGATCATGCTGGGTGCTGCCGGTGTTGCGATTACCCACGACTACGAGATCGTCGAGCTCGGCTGA
- a CDS encoding biotin/lipoate A/B protein ligase family protein — translation MSRALSLTIEAGLQAEQDLLASVCAGDAEFGLLFWQPSDRALVMPRRLNRLPDFDHACEVSAAAGWPVLLRETGGEPVPQSASTVNIALVYAPPRSEGDLNRIESGYRRLCDPICELLDELGGTSSLGEIDGAFCDGRFNVNLDGRKMVGTAQRWRQSQGGQRPVGLVHGAMLLDNERESMVAAVNRFNQACGLEQRVRADSHIALHEKFAAPDALARLDELYRQMLARMFGA, via the coding sequence ATGTCGCGAGCCCTGTCCCTGACCATCGAAGCCGGTCTGCAAGCCGAACAGGACCTGCTCGCCTCGGTCTGCGCCGGCGATGCCGAGTTCGGTCTGCTGTTCTGGCAACCCAGCGACCGGGCCCTGGTCATGCCGCGACGCCTGAATCGCCTGCCCGATTTCGATCATGCCTGTGAAGTCAGTGCCGCGGCCGGCTGGCCCGTGCTGCTGCGCGAAACCGGTGGTGAGCCGGTTCCGCAATCGGCGTCCACCGTCAATATCGCCCTGGTCTACGCGCCACCGCGCAGCGAAGGGGACCTCAATCGTATCGAGTCCGGTTACCGGCGCCTGTGCGATCCGATCTGCGAATTACTGGATGAACTGGGCGGCACATCGTCACTCGGGGAAATCGACGGGGCGTTCTGCGATGGTCGCTTCAACGTCAACCTCGATGGACGCAAGATGGTCGGTACCGCCCAGCGCTGGCGCCAGAGTCAGGGCGGGCAGCGGCCGGTAGGGCTGGTCCATGGGGCCATGCTGCTGGACAACGAGCGTGAGTCGATGGTGGCAGCGGTCAATCGCTTCAACCAGGCGTGCGGTCTGGAGCAACGGGTCCGCGCCGACAGTCATATCGCCCTGCATGAAAAGTTCGCGGCACCAGACGCGCTGGCACGTCTCGATGAACTCTATCGGCAAATGCTGGCGCGGATGTTCGGCGCCTGA
- a CDS encoding aminodeoxychorismate/anthranilate synthase component II: protein MLLMIDNYDSFTYNVVQYLGELGAEVKVVRNDELTIAEIEALNPERIVVSPGPCTPTEAGVSIDVIKHFGGKLPILGVCLGHQSIGQAFGGDVVRARQVMHGKTSPVFHEDKGVFEGLNHPLTVTRYHSLIVKRETLADCLELTAWTQLEDGSVDEIMGLRHKTLNIEGVQFHPESILTEQGHELFANFLKQTGGTR from the coding sequence ATGTTGCTGATGATCGACAACTACGACTCTTTTACTTACAACGTTGTGCAATACCTGGGCGAGCTGGGTGCCGAGGTCAAGGTGGTGCGCAACGATGAGCTCACCATCGCCGAAATCGAAGCCCTGAATCCCGAGCGGATCGTGGTTTCGCCTGGCCCTTGCACGCCGACCGAAGCCGGCGTATCTATCGACGTGATCAAGCATTTTGGCGGCAAACTGCCGATTCTTGGCGTCTGCCTGGGTCACCAGTCCATCGGCCAGGCGTTCGGCGGCGATGTGGTGCGCGCCCGTCAGGTGATGCATGGCAAAACCAGCCCGGTGTTCCATGAAGACAAGGGTGTGTTCGAAGGTCTGAATCATCCCCTGACAGTTACTCGCTACCACTCCTTGATCGTCAAGCGCGAAACTCTGGCCGACTGCCTGGAGCTGACCGCATGGACTCAGCTCGAAGACGGTTCGGTTGACGAGATCATGGGCCTGCGACACAAGACCCTGAATATTGAAGGCGTGCAGTTCCACCCCGAGTCTATCCTCACGGAGCAGGGCCACGAACTGTTTGCCAACTTCCTTAAACAAACCGGCGGCACGCGCTAA